A window of Clostridium taeniosporum genomic DNA:
AATCCATATTAAATATGGAATAAACAAAAATCCAGAAATCTTATCTTTATTATAAAATTTTATAAATGTTAAAGTAACAAATAATAATAATATCAAAATCTCAATAAAAGCTATTCCATATAATCTTAATCCAAAAAATATAAAAACCCATAAAAAATTTAATAATAATTGTATGGAATAAGTAAATACAGCAGAGCTTGTATCAATACCCTTATATTTAAATATATAAACCCTATAACAGGCTATACCCATCAATATATAGATTACTGTCCATACAATAGGGAAAATGCCCTCTGGTGGTGCAAAAAAAGGCTTATTTAAACTTTTATATAACTCTCCCATGTAAGGCATTATTATATTTATAATCCAAGCTACAAATAAAGGTATACCTATAGACAATATTAGAGGTATAAAAAATATCTTTTTAGTTTTAATTTTTTCATTTCTCATATTAACACTCCATAATTTAGAAAAATAATAAGTATTGTTACTTTTAATGTATATGTTGATTTTTTTAAAATTATGTTTTTTAGTTAAAAATCTTAACTGGTATTTACTAAGGCATATGCAAATAAATAACTAGTCAGTATAGTATGCTCGTTTATTTATTTTCATATGCCTTAAATCAATCCATATATATATCTGAAAATTCTATATCTACCTTTTCCTCTATATTTTTAATCTCTAAATCACAATTTATTTCTGAATAATTAACATCATCAGTAATAGGAAAATTTATTACAAATAAATTTTCTTTTTCATCCAATTCTAAAGTAAGCTCTCCCCCTTGTAATTCTGTTAAAGATTTACTCAAAAATAATCCTAATCCACTTCCCTCTTTAGGTCTATTAAGAGATTTATTGATTCGTGTAAATTTATCAAATATATGAGGTATTGTATTCTCATCAATTCTACGTCCATTATTCTCTATCTTTATTTCAACTAAATTATCATTATCTATTGTGCTTATTAATACATTTATATGACTATCCTTTTGACCATATTTAACAGAATTAGATAAAATATTTAATATAATTCTTTCTATCATATCTTTATCACATTTTACATAGATTTCTTCTTTTTCAGAATCAAAAGTTAAACCGATTTCTGCTTTATCTATATATTTATTACATGCAATAGTTATATTTTCTACTACCTCAACAATATTATAAGTTTTAAAATCAGGCTTAAGATATCCTTCTGAAACTCTATTAGTATCTATAAAATTACTAATAGTTCTTATTAGCCTTAAAGAATTTTGCTTTATTATTTCATTATTCTTACTTATATTATCTACTTTTTTCTGCTTTAAATAAATTTCATTAAGTTGTATAGCTGAGTATATTAAATTTATTGGAGTACGTAACTCATGTGAAATATTAGAAAAAAATTGTTTCTTTAATTCCTCTTCTTTTAAATATTTCTCTAATTTATTTTTCATATCCTTAGTTTTATTAAATTCAGTTACATCATGAACATATAATAATTTATTATTCTCGTCTATATCTATTATAAACAATGTTACTAATATATCTGTATTTTTTAATTTAATATCATTTATACATATTTCTTTTTTATTACTACTTGAAAAAGTAACCTTAAAATTATCTAAAATAAATTTTTCTAAACTAATTCCTAAAATATTTTCTTTATCTATATCATCTAACAACTTTAATCCAGCTTTATTTATGTATTTAAGCTCATTATTAAAAAATAAAAGAACACCATCATATACTGAATCTATTAGTTTATTATAATTGCTTTCGCTTTTTTCTATCATAATATTAGTGTCATTTAATATTCGATTACGTTTTTTTAGCGTTCTATGAAGTTCTAAATTCACCTCATGTGTACGTTCTAAACTTATCTTCATGTTTTTCATAGGATTATTAATCATATAATTTACTACTCCTTTAAATAAAACATAAAATGCTAGTAGCTTTAATCCTCCATTTACTATTGTGGATTTATTTGTGCTGATTAATACCATACTGGCTATATAACCTAAATACCTCAAAATTACATATATCTTTAGATCTTCTATAAAATCTTTGCTAGTTAAATTTTTAAAATTTTCTAAAGCTTTTATTATATTTATAAGTACACAGCTAATTATAAATGTACTTACTATAGAAAACATAATTAAAATTTTTATATTATCATATATAAATTTATGAAAATTACAATTCATTATTGTAAATGTTATAAGAAATATTATTATAAAAATTGGGAGAGTTGTTCTTATATCTCGTTTCTTATTTGTAAAATAAAATCCTAAACATTGTAATGTAAGTTCAAAGTAATATATTATGATACCCAAATATATATACCGATTGTTTGAAGTCATATTAAATTTTAAAATTAGTCCTGATAACTTTAGTGCTAATATCACTCCTACCAAAAAAAGTTCAAATGATATATATTCAATAAATAAATTTTTAATTATATTTTCTTTAATTAAACATATATAAAAAATAGCTAATGCAATTGCTAAATATATTAATGTATTAACTAAAAAATATAATTTATACTGTTTGCTTAAATAAAAATATATATTGTAAATTAAATAGATTATCATTTCAATAGATAAAAAATTTATTTTTTTATCTTTATCTATGTTTAAACTAAATAAAGATAAACATTGTTCTATTTTACTCATTTAAATTCTCCTTCGGAAATGTTATTGTTATCTTTGTTCCATTGCCAAGTTTACTTTTTATATCAATTTCACCTGATTGCAACTCAACTAATTTTTTAACAACATACAATCCTATACCTGTCCCATTTTTAGCATTTTTAGCGTATTTATCCATAGAATATTTACAAAATGCTTCTTTTATAAATTCTTCACTCATTCCACAGCCATTATCTATTATATATATTTTAACTTTATCTTCTTTATCTAATATATCAATTATTATCTTTCCATTGTTTAAAGTATATTTTATAGAATTAGATATTAAGTTTAAAATTATTCTTTGTAAAAACTCATAATCTAACTGTAAGTAACTCTCTTCAGTATTAGTGTTAAATATTATTTCTACATTATTACTTTGTGCATAATCTACAAGTGATGTAACTATGTCTTCTGTTGTTTCAATAACATTAATTTTCTCCAAATTAGGCATTAAAAAATTTGAGTTTATCTTTGACATATCAATTAAATTGTTAGTCAATTTTATTAATGATATACAATTCATTTTAGATATGGAATTATATTTTTCTAATGACTTTATATCATTTTTATTACTATATATTCTTTGAACTTGTATAGATGAATATATAACGTTTATTGGAGTTTTTAAGTCATGACTTATGCTTGATAAAAATTCTGTTCTTATTCTCTCCTCTACCATTCTACTTTCAACTTCTTTTTTTATTTCTTCTGTTAATACTTTTGATGTATTGTCTTCTATTAAAATTAAATCTTCTAATCTATCTTTATACATTGATAAAAATTTAGCATTAACAAATCTTTCTTCAGTTTTAGAGCTTAAAATAGCATTAAAAGTAAGGCTACTATTATTATTATTATTAGAAGTTACAAAATGTATATATTTGTTTATTTTTTTATTAATTACATCCCTTAAGTTGTTTACATTAATTAAATTCAAAAATGCTTTATTAGCAAATAATATTCTATTATTTTCTAAACTAATTAATATTATAGGATGAGGCATAAATCTAAAAAATGTTTCATATAAATATTCCTTATTTTTTAAATTTAAGATAGATATCTCTAATTCCTTATTCTTTAAAAATATATCTTCTGACAATTCATCTAATATTTTATTCTTCTTGTTTAATGATTCAGCCAATTCTTTGTAAGGATTTCTCATAAAATTTTTAAAAAATACACTAAAGAATACATTAAATACACATAAAAGCAATATTTCTCTAAACCTTAACAAGTATCCATTTAATGGATACATAAATAAACTAAAAAAACATGTTATTGGTATTACTGCTACTAATACTAAAGAAATATTTATACTTATGGAATTATATAATTTAGAATCATCATTAATAAAAATTTTGTATATTAAAAAACATTCAACACAGCTTAAAAAAATAACCATTGATATTATGTCAAATATTTCATAGTATAAAACTAAGCCCAATATGCTAAATATTTTTAAACAAGTAAAAAAAATATTATTTTCATCTTTAAACTTACTACTATATTCTATAGTCTTAAAACCAAAATACAATTCAAATAATATGATAAAATTAGTAAGGATATGAGAACTATAATTACTATAAGCTGAAAATTGTATACTACATCCAAATAAAATTACATATGTAAGAGAATATATATACATATAAATATAATTACGGTTATTATATTTATATAAATGTAACACTTGCTTTGATAAAATACTAAATATAACTAACCCTACAAAATAATAAATTCTCAAGACTATTATTATTTTGTTAATTCTAAATGAAAAAATTAAATTTACCAAAAAATAAATAATTAAGGTAGCCAAACAAATTTTTATCATATTTTTTTCATCTATCGATATAATATTTATTTTTTTTCTATAATTATCCATAAAATCACCTTTAATATCAATTTTACTGTATTAGACCATAAATGTACATATTTTTTTGTTATTTTTTACATATATAACTTTTTTTGTTGATATATGAATAATAGTTATGATTTTGTAACTATTTAATATTCTTCTTTTTATATGAATGTTATTTTAATAAATTTAATCGTTTAAATTTAAATTAAGTTTAAATTTATTTAATAAATTAAACTTAATTCCTAATTTACATAAATAAATTTATAATAAAAAATATAATAAGAGATGAAAGATTTATAATTATTCTTTCATCTCTTATTATATTCACTATATTAATGTCTTAATATTCCACTTTCATATAATTTACCCATTAATTTAGCAGTATTTTTATTTAATGTACCTTTTAAAGATATACCTAAAATTAATGATACTACCATAAAAATACTTAGTATTTTTATATCTCTTAGTAATATAGGATATACTATCCCCGCCATTATTTGCCTCATTCCACTTATTGCATAAGTAAATGGTAAATAAGGATATATTTTTTGGAATAATACTGGTGTAACTTCTATTGGAAAATTACCACCTGTTCCTCCAATTTGTAATACTAATATAACTACTATCAAAGCTTTTCCTGCATCATCTAGTAAACTTCCTGCTGTATATATCATAGTCATAAATACAGTACTAACGAATATAGAATAAAATATGTACATTATTGGATGCAATGAGTAACTTCCTAGCATAAATAATGCACCTAAACTTGCAACTAAAGCTTGACATAGTGCTAATGATAAAAACATTAATAATTTTCCTAAATACATCTCATATGGTTTAATTACAGTTCCATCATTAAATCCATGTGCCTCTAAAGATAATAATGCTGATGCTAATAAACCTCCAACCCATAAACACAATACACTATAAAAAGGTGTAGCTGTGGATCCATAATTTGGCCATGGAAATAACCTATTATCTTCAATCTCAACAGGACTAGTCATAAACATACTTTGATAATCCCAATTATTAGTTATCATATCTAATAATTCATCTATTTGTTCCTTGTCATCTACCGCTTTAAGTTTATGTGCTAATTTATGCACTTTATCTTGTATATCTGGAAATTTATCTTGTAATTTAACTAGTTGTTCATTAGATAAGTCAGTTATTTTAGTAAAATCTCCAAGTAAATTTTCTACATCTGGTAATATTCCCTTACCTTGTTCTAATAACACTAAACCACTATCGGATATTTCTCTAATTGATTTAAATCCATCTTTAATTGTTGGTACAAGTTCCGAATCATAATTATCTACTAAAGTTACTACTAATGAATGTATATCATCTAATATTTTTCTTGTATCTGTTAATGCATGAACATCTATTCCATCAGTATCTACTTTTTCTACTTCCTCTTTCGCTCTATCAATTACTACATCAAGTCTATCATAAATTAAATCTAATTTATCAATAACATTTGAAATTTTTCTACTTACACTTTTTAAGTCTTTTTGAATACTGTGTAAATATTTTAGTTCTTTGTTATCCTTCTTTATTAACTCTTCACCTTCACTCTTCTCTTCTGATGTTTGTTTTAATTTTATTTCCATATCACTTATTTTATCTATGTTAGATTTTATAGTTTTTAAATCATATTTAGCAGTCTTAACTATCTTCTGTAAATTCTTCGATGAATCTGATAAAGATATAAAAGTTTTCCTAAAGGCATCTGGTAATACTTTTTCATCAAAATTTGCCAAAGTTACTCCTAAAACATCTAATGAATTTTCACCATTAACAAGTTCTTCTCCTATTAGTGGTGATAAATCATAAAGATTTCCTTCTATTTCATCTAAATAATACTGACTACTATCTATAAGTTCTTTGGTTGCATCAATACTATCATTAACTACTGGTATCATTTCTTCTGATTTCTTTATTAATTTAGAAGTATTTGTAGTTCCTTCTATTGAATCATACAACAGTTCTTTTATTTCTGGCATATTTTCATCTAATTCATATATACCATCAATTATTCGTCTAAGATGTTCTCTATTATTTTGAATATCTATACCAGCTTCATTACAAGCTCTAAACATGGCTCCCGATATAGTTCTAGTAATATTATTGTCAAGTTGTTCTTTTAATACTTTTATCCCTGCATCAGTCATTTTAGGTGCTATTATGTTTTTCTTTTCATTTACAGTATATATCAATTTAGGTTTTTTAACGTCTTTTTCCACTAATGTTGTAAGATCCTTTGAAAAATCTTCTGGTATTTCAATAGTTGCGTAATATTTTTCTTCCAGTAATCCTTTTTTACCTGTTTCTTTATCTACAAAGGTCCAACCCATTTTATCATTTTCTTTTAACTTGTCTACTAATTCTTCTCCTAAATTTATGTCTTTTTCTTTAAATACAGTTCCTTTATCTTCATCGATTATAGCTACTTTAATTCCATTTGTATTTCCATATGGATCCCATGATGCTTTTATATTTATTAATGAATATAAAGATGGAACTATTATAAGCACTATAATCATGATTAATGCTGCCCAATTAGTTGCTATTGTAACTATATCTCTTTTATAAATTCTAAATATATTTTTCATATTTGATTACCTCAACCATTCATTATTGTGCTTTCTTTTAGCTTTTCAACAAACTTTTCATTCTTTTTATTCATTGTTTTTCTAAGGGTTAATCCGATAATAAGTGATGCAATCATAAATATGCTTAATATAATCATATCTCTAAATAATATTGAATAAACTATTCCTACCATTATTTGCCTCATACCACTTATTGCATATGTAAATGGTAAAAATTCAAATATTTTTTGAAATATTTCTGGATTAACTTCTATAGGGAAGTTTCCATTTGTTCCTGCAACCTGAATTACTAATAAAACAACACCAAATATTATTCCTGCATTTCCAAAAACACTTACAGCTGTATAAATTATTATCATAAATATAATACTAACAAATACAGTATATAATATAAATAATACGGGATGTAAGCAATATGAACCTAAAATAAACAGTGCGCCTGTACTAGCAATTATTGCTTGTCCTATACCAATAAATAAGAATAATAATAATTTACCAAAATATACTTCATAAGATTTTAATTTTTTACCTTCTTCAATAGGATTTGCATCTGTTTTTAATAATATAGATAACATATACCCACCTATCCATAAACATAAAATGGTATAGAATGGTGTAGCTGCTGAACCATAATTAGGCCATGAAAATAATCTATTATCTTCAATTTCAACTGGACTTGCTAAAAAATCACTTTGAATTTGCCAATCATTAGTTATCATATCAAATATTTCATTAAATTTATCTTCTTCATCAAATTCCCTAAGTTTATCAGCTAATTCATGTACTTTATCCTTCATTTCTGGAAATTTATCTTTTAAATTAAGTAATTCTTCATTTGACAAATCTGCTAATTCCGATGATACACTTAAAATTTCTTCAATATCTGGAATAGTATCTCTACCTTCTTGTAAAATACTAGATGTATTATCTAGTATAACTTTAATTGAACTAAATCCATCTTCAATTGATGGCACAAGTTCTGAATCATAATTATCTATAATTTCAGTAACTTCTTTATGAAGATCATCTAGTATCTTTTTCATATCAGCAATAGCTTGAGTGTCTAATTCTTTCCCATTATTCAATTCATCTATTTCATCATCAATTCTGCCTTTTACTATACCCAATCTATCACTTAATAACTCTAACTTATCTATAGCCTTTGATACCTTTCTACTAATATCTTTTAAATTTCCTTTTATACCATCTATTGATTCGGCACGCTTTTTTAATTCATTTATATAGTTTTCATCACTACTATTAAGTGTAAATTTTGAAAGATCTAATTTATTTACTTTATCTAAAAATTTCTTTATATTTTTAAGTTGAGACTCAACCCCATCAACTGCTGTATTTGCAGAATTAATTGTATTAGATGTTGATATTAATGTTTTTTTAGCTACTTCTGGTATTATGTTTTCCTCAAGATTTCCAAGCTCTACACTTGTAGTATCAAGTATGTTTTCTGCTAACAATAAATCATTCTTTACTAATGGTGATATATCAGATAATCCACCTTCTGTTTTATCAAAAAAACCTCTAACATTTTCAAAAAAATCATCTGTTATATCAATTGTGTTAGATATATTAGGGAGTATTTCATTAACCTTTACAATTAAATCTGATAAATCTACTGTACCTTTTATAGAACTATCTAATAATTTTTCAAGTTCTGGCATATTTTCATCTAATTCATATATCTCATCTATTACATCTCTATACTCTGATCTATGTTTGTCCATCTCAATTCCTATTTCATCTAAAGCTCTAAACAATACTCCTGAAGCAGTTTTTACTATATTATCATCAAGTTCACTTTTAACACTCTTAACTTTAGCATCAGTTATTTTAGGAGCTATAGCATTTTTTTTCTCATTGACAGTATATATAAGCTTAGGTCTTTTGACTTTTTTTTCAACTAATGTAGTTGCATCTTCTGAAAAATTTTCAGGTATCTCAATCATGGCATAATATTGCTCATTTATAAGCCCGTTTTTTGCTGTTTCTTTATCAACAAAAGTCCAACCCATTTTATCATTATCTTCTAAATTTTCAACCAGTTCATTACCTAAATTTATATCTTGATCTCTAAATATAGAACCCTTGTCTTCATTTACAACTGCAACCTTA
This region includes:
- a CDS encoding YhgE/Pip domain-containing protein, with the protein product MKNIFRIYKRDIVTIATNWAALIMIIVLIIVPSLYSLINIKASWDPYGNTNGIKVAIIDEDKGTVFKEKDINLGEELVDKLKENDKMGWTFVDKETGKKGLLEEKYYATIEIPEDFSKDLTTLVEKDVKKPKLIYTVNEKKNIIAPKMTDAGIKVLKEQLDNNITRTISGAMFRACNEAGIDIQNNREHLRRIIDGIYELDENMPEIKELLYDSIEGTTNTSKLIKKSEEMIPVVNDSIDATKELIDSSQYYLDEIEGNLYDLSPLIGEELVNGENSLDVLGVTLANFDEKVLPDAFRKTFISLSDSSKNLQKIVKTAKYDLKTIKSNIDKISDMEIKLKQTSEEKSEGEELIKKDNKELKYLHSIQKDLKSVSRKISNVIDKLDLIYDRLDVVIDRAKEEVEKVDTDGIDVHALTDTRKILDDIHSLVVTLVDNYDSELVPTIKDGFKSIREISDSGLVLLEQGKGILPDVENLLGDFTKITDLSNEQLVKLQDKFPDIQDKVHKLAHKLKAVDDKEQIDELLDMITNNWDYQSMFMTSPVEIEDNRLFPWPNYGSTATPFYSVLCLWVGGLLASALLSLEAHGFNDGTVIKPYEMYLGKLLMFLSLALCQALVASLGALFMLGSYSLHPIMYIFYSIFVSTVFMTMIYTAGSLLDDAGKALIVVILVLQIGGTGGNFPIEVTPVLFQKIYPYLPFTYAISGMRQIMAGIVYPILLRDIKILSIFMVVSLILGISLKGTLNKNTAKLMGKLYESGILRH
- a CDS encoding YhgE/Pip domain-containing protein, which gives rise to MKNIIRIFKRDFLNIFKNWIATVVVLGLMIIPSLYSLINIKASWDPYSSTSGIKVAVVNEDKGSIFRDQDINLGNELVENLEDNDKMGWTFVDKETAKNGLINEQYYAMIEIPENFSEDATTLVEKKVKRPKLIYTVNEKKNAIAPKITDAKVKSVKSELDDNIVKTASGVLFRALDEIGIEMDKHRSEYRDVIDEIYELDENMPELEKLLDSSIKGTVDLSDLIVKVNEILPNISNTIDITDDFFENVRGFFDKTEGGLSDISPLVKNDLLLAENILDTTSVELGNLEENIIPEVAKKTLISTSNTINSANTAVDGVESQLKNIKKFLDKVNKLDLSKFTLNSSDENYINELKKRAESIDGIKGNLKDISRKVSKAIDKLELLSDRLGIVKGRIDDEIDELNNGKELDTQAIADMKKILDDLHKEVTEIIDNYDSELVPSIEDGFSSIKVILDNTSSILQEGRDTIPDIEEILSVSSELADLSNEELLNLKDKFPEMKDKVHELADKLREFDEEDKFNEIFDMITNDWQIQSDFLASPVEIEDNRLFSWPNYGSAATPFYTILCLWIGGYMLSILLKTDANPIEEGKKLKSYEVYFGKLLLFLFIGIGQAIIASTGALFILGSYCLHPVLFILYTVFVSIIFMIIIYTAVSVFGNAGIIFGVVLLVIQVAGTNGNFPIEVNPEIFQKIFEFLPFTYAISGMRQIMVGIVYSILFRDMIILSIFMIASLIIGLTLRKTMNKKNEKFVEKLKESTIMNG
- a CDS encoding TspO/MBR family protein, with the protein product MRNEKIKTKKIFFIPLILSIGIPLFVAWIINIIMPYMGELYKSLNKPFFAPPEGIFPIVWTVIYILMGIACYRVYIFKYKGIDTSSAVFTYSIQLLLNFLWVFIFFGLRLYGIAFIEILILLLFVTLTFIKFYNKDKISGFLFIPYLIWIIYAGVLNFYIWMLNEM
- a CDS encoding sensor histidine kinase, producing the protein MSKIEQCLSLFSLNIDKDKKINFLSIEMIIYLIYNIYFYLSKQYKLYFLVNTLIYLAIALAIFYICLIKENIIKNLFIEYISFELFLVGVILALKLSGLILKFNMTSNNRYIYLGIIIYYFELTLQCLGFYFTNKKRDIRTTLPIFIIIFLITFTIMNCNFHKFIYDNIKILIMFSIVSTFIISCVLINIIKALENFKNLTSKDFIEDLKIYVILRYLGYIASMVLISTNKSTIVNGGLKLLAFYVLFKGVVNYMINNPMKNMKISLERTHEVNLELHRTLKKRNRILNDTNIMIEKSESNYNKLIDSVYDGVLLFFNNELKYINKAGLKLLDDIDKENILGISLEKFILDNFKVTFSSSNKKEICINDIKLKNTDILVTLFIIDIDENNKLLYVHDVTEFNKTKDMKNKLEKYLKEEELKKQFFSNISHELRTPINLIYSAIQLNEIYLKQKKVDNISKNNEIIKQNSLRLIRTISNFIDTNRVSEGYLKPDFKTYNIVEVVENITIACNKYIDKAEIGLTFDSEKEEIYVKCDKDMIERIILNILSNSVKYGQKDSHINVLISTIDNDNLVEIKIENNGRRIDENTIPHIFDKFTRINKSLNRPKEGSGLGLFLSKSLTELQGGELTLELDEKENLFVINFPITDDVNYSEINCDLEIKNIEEKVDIEFSDIYMD
- a CDS encoding sensor histidine kinase; the protein is MGLVLYYEIFDIISMVIFLSCVECFLIYKIFINDDSKLYNSISINISLVLVAVIPITCFFSLFMYPLNGYLLRFREILLLCVFNVFFSVFFKNFMRNPYKELAESLNKKNKILDELSEDIFLKNKELEISILNLKNKEYLYETFFRFMPHPIILISLENNRILFANKAFLNLINVNNLRDVINKKINKYIHFVTSNNNNNSSLTFNAILSSKTEERFVNAKFLSMYKDRLEDLILIEDNTSKVLTEEIKKEVESRMVEERIRTEFLSSISHDLKTPINVIYSSIQVQRIYSNKNDIKSLEKYNSISKMNCISLIKLTNNLIDMSKINSNFLMPNLEKINVIETTEDIVTSLVDYAQSNNVEIIFNTNTEESYLQLDYEFLQRIILNLISNSIKYTLNNGKIIIDILDKEDKVKIYIIDNGCGMSEEFIKEAFCKYSMDKYAKNAKNGTGIGLYVVKKLVELQSGEIDIKSKLGNGTKITITFPKENLNE